One genomic segment of Paraburkholderia phymatum STM815 includes these proteins:
- a CDS encoding DeoR/GlpR family DNA-binding transcription regulator — MFATHRQNEILRLVRARQTCTIAELAATFAVSDETIRRDLKPLVAGGLLVKVHGGVMLPAQLDEPPFRRRMVEQREAKRAIAARVAQLIEDGDSLMLDGGTTCVHIAQALESHTRLSVVTNSAEVARLLSPRNGNRVLMAGGELRADDASAVGDSALAFFRQFHVRHAIVSVTAIDAKARFMDAHPADAAIAQAAFAQAERRIVAADHTKFGHSALVHVFGAQGLDTLVTDIEPATGLSKVLTHAGVEIIRASSVADDTSEEVV, encoded by the coding sequence ATGTTCGCCACGCATCGACAGAACGAAATTTTGCGGCTCGTCCGAGCACGCCAGACGTGTACGATCGCGGAGCTGGCAGCGACCTTTGCGGTGTCCGACGAGACCATCCGCCGCGATCTCAAGCCGCTCGTCGCGGGCGGGCTGCTGGTGAAAGTGCACGGCGGCGTCATGCTGCCCGCGCAACTTGACGAGCCGCCGTTCCGGCGTCGCATGGTCGAACAGCGCGAGGCGAAACGCGCAATCGCCGCACGCGTCGCGCAACTGATCGAGGACGGCGATTCGCTGATGCTTGACGGCGGCACGACCTGCGTGCATATCGCGCAGGCGCTCGAATCGCACACGCGCCTCTCGGTCGTGACCAATTCGGCCGAAGTCGCGCGCCTGCTCTCACCGCGCAACGGCAACCGCGTGCTGATGGCGGGCGGCGAATTACGCGCGGACGACGCATCCGCCGTCGGCGACAGTGCGCTCGCCTTCTTCCGGCAATTTCATGTGCGCCACGCGATCGTGTCGGTGACGGCCATCGACGCGAAAGCGCGCTTCATGGACGCCCATCCCGCCGATGCCGCGATTGCACAAGCGGCGTTTGCGCAAGCCGAACGCCGCATCGTCGCCGCCGACCACACCAAATTCGGTCATAGCGCGCTGGTGCATGTGTTCGGCGCGCAAGGGCTGGACACGCTGGTCACGGATATCGAGCCGGCCACGGGTCTGTCGAAAGTTCTAACGCACGCCGGGGTCGAGATAATCCGTGCGTCGTCCGTTGCCGACGATACAAGTGAAGAAGTCGTCTAA
- a CDS encoding GcvT family protein, with product MSTPLPTQARVVIVGGGIIGCSVAYHLTKLGWTDVVLLEQGQLSCGTTWHAAGLVGQLRAQESMTKLIRYSTALYAELEADTGLATGWKQCGSLSVARTAQRMTQLRRTAAIARAYGVACDVIGPQEAGELWQPMRTDDLLGAVWLPGDGKANPTDLTQALARGARRRGARIVENTRVTAIHTRAAAKGRAASGVAWRDKQGDEGAIAAEIVVNCAGQWAKQVGRLCGVTVPLHSAEHYYIVTERIEGVHPDLPVMRDPDGYIYFKEEVGGLVMGGFEPDAKPWGMNGIPDHFEFQLLPDDWDQFQILMENALQRVPALETAQVRQFYNGPESFTPDNNFMLGEAPELRNFYVGAGFNSMGIASAGGAGMALAEWIVAGEPTMDLWPVDIRRFARFNGNDTWLHDRVKETLGLHYAMPWPNREPDSARPFRRSPLYALLRDDGACFGSKMGWERANFFAPTGEQAHIDYSFGQQNWLSWSGEEHRACREGAALFDLTPFSKFLVKGRDAEAVLQQIVANDVAVPPGTSVYTGMLNERGGYESDFTLTRLCDDQYLLVTGSAQTTRDFDAIERRIPPDSHCMLVDVTSQYAVLAVMGPRARDLLASVSKAGWNNEAFAFGQSREVDIGYATVRATRITYVGELGWELYVPVEFAVGVYETLHAAGKQFGLKNAGYYALDSLRIEKGYRAWGRELSPETNPFEAGLAFACKLDKDVPFVGREALVRLRGEPLQRRLAVLTADGASDRMLWGGEAIVRDGVAVGFVSSAAFGHTLGCPVAMGYVKRNDGAALDDAWLTSGRYQIDVAGELLHATLHLRAPYDPAATRVKS from the coding sequence ATGTCAACCCCTCTTCCGACCCAGGCGCGTGTCGTCATCGTAGGCGGCGGCATCATCGGATGCTCGGTCGCTTATCACCTCACGAAGCTCGGCTGGACGGACGTCGTGTTGCTCGAACAGGGCCAGTTGTCGTGCGGGACCACGTGGCATGCAGCCGGTCTCGTCGGCCAGTTGCGCGCGCAGGAAAGCATGACGAAGCTGATCCGCTATTCGACAGCGCTCTATGCGGAACTCGAAGCCGACACGGGTCTGGCAACGGGCTGGAAGCAGTGCGGCTCGCTGTCGGTGGCAAGGACGGCGCAGCGCATGACGCAACTGCGGCGCACGGCCGCGATCGCGCGCGCCTATGGCGTGGCGTGCGACGTGATCGGCCCGCAGGAAGCCGGCGAACTGTGGCAGCCGATGCGCACCGACGACTTGCTCGGCGCGGTCTGGCTACCCGGCGATGGAAAGGCGAATCCGACCGATCTGACTCAGGCGCTCGCACGCGGCGCACGCCGGCGCGGCGCGCGCATCGTCGAAAACACCCGCGTCACCGCGATTCACACGCGGGCCGCGGCGAAGGGCCGCGCAGCCAGTGGCGTCGCGTGGCGCGACAAGCAAGGGGACGAAGGCGCGATCGCGGCGGAGATCGTCGTCAATTGCGCGGGTCAATGGGCAAAGCAGGTCGGACGCTTGTGCGGCGTCACCGTGCCGCTGCATTCGGCGGAGCATTACTACATCGTCACCGAGCGCATCGAGGGCGTACACCCCGACCTGCCCGTGATGCGCGACCCCGACGGCTATATCTACTTCAAGGAAGAAGTAGGCGGACTCGTGATGGGCGGCTTCGAACCCGACGCGAAACCGTGGGGGATGAACGGGATTCCCGATCACTTCGAGTTCCAGCTGCTGCCGGACGACTGGGATCAATTCCAGATCCTGATGGAGAACGCGCTGCAACGCGTGCCCGCGCTGGAAACGGCGCAGGTTCGCCAGTTTTACAACGGCCCCGAGTCGTTCACACCCGACAACAACTTCATGCTCGGCGAAGCGCCCGAGTTACGCAACTTCTATGTCGGCGCGGGGTTCAATTCGATGGGCATTGCGTCGGCGGGCGGCGCGGGCATGGCACTCGCGGAATGGATTGTCGCCGGGGAGCCGACGATGGATCTATGGCCCGTCGACATTCGCCGCTTTGCGCGCTTCAACGGCAACGATACCTGGCTGCACGACCGCGTGAAAGAGACGCTCGGCCTGCACTACGCGATGCCTTGGCCGAACCGCGAACCCGACAGCGCTCGCCCGTTCCGCCGCTCGCCGTTGTATGCGCTGCTGCGCGACGACGGCGCATGCTTCGGAAGCAAGATGGGCTGGGAGCGCGCGAATTTCTTTGCACCGACGGGCGAACAGGCGCACATCGACTATTCATTCGGCCAGCAGAACTGGCTGTCGTGGAGCGGCGAGGAACATCGCGCGTGTCGTGAGGGCGCCGCGCTGTTCGATCTCACGCCGTTCTCCAAATTTCTGGTCAAGGGACGCGATGCCGAAGCGGTACTGCAACAGATCGTCGCGAACGATGTCGCGGTGCCGCCGGGCACGTCCGTCTATACGGGCATGCTGAACGAGCGCGGCGGCTACGAATCCGACTTCACGCTCACGCGTCTGTGCGACGATCAATACCTGCTCGTCACAGGCTCCGCGCAAACCACGCGCGACTTCGACGCGATTGAACGACGCATTCCGCCCGACAGCCATTGCATGCTCGTCGACGTGACGAGCCAATACGCGGTGCTCGCTGTGATGGGGCCGCGTGCGCGCGATCTGCTTGCGAGCGTGTCGAAGGCCGGCTGGAATAACGAGGCGTTCGCGTTTGGACAGAGCCGCGAAGTCGATATCGGTTATGCGACAGTGCGTGCCACGCGCATCACGTATGTCGGAGAACTCGGCTGGGAACTGTATGTGCCCGTCGAGTTCGCGGTCGGCGTGTACGAAACGCTGCACGCCGCGGGCAAACAGTTCGGCCTGAAAAACGCAGGCTATTACGCGCTCGACTCGTTGCGGATCGAGAAAGGCTATCGTGCATGGGGCCGCGAGCTGTCGCCGGAAACGAATCCGTTCGAAGCGGGTCTCGCGTTCGCGTGCAAGCTCGACAAGGACGTGCCTTTTGTCGGGCGCGAAGCGCTCGTCAGACTGCGCGGCGAGCCGCTACAGCGACGACTCGCGGTCCTCACCGCCGACGGTGCGAGCGACCGCATGCTGTGGGGCGGCGAAGCGATCGTGCGCGACGGCGTGGCCGTCGGCTTCGTGTCGTCGGCGGCGTTCGGGCATACGCTCGGCTGTCCCGTCGCAATGGGCTATGTCAAACGCAACGACGGCGCCGCGCTCGACGATGCATGGCTTACGAGCGGCCGTTATCAGATCGACGTAGCGGGCGAACTGCTGCACGCTACGCTGCATCTGAGAGCACCCTACGATCCCGCTGCGACGCGTGTCAAAAGCTGA
- a CDS encoding AraC family transcriptional regulator, translating into MNANHPAWVPHSGARESLLSSASLGWSGFGAELLGISAGTHCLPAFAEHRVGVHVGAPVRAVCRCDGQRAARIQAHGDADVVPAGVDGEWSDDASCTVLRIWFADDFVRTTVDQLGPRSAHAHIRPQLQLRDARVQHLAWAMRAELEAEHACDPLYAESLCTAMIVRLAGAAPAGDGKRRTLSSRAAARVIDYIDAHLDGRLTLTELAALVELSVPHFKVLFRETMGVPLHRYVVQRRVERARELLLQGRSNASQVALEAGFAHQSHMAHWMKRLLGVTPRELLR; encoded by the coding sequence ATGAACGCCAATCACCCTGCGTGGGTGCCGCACTCGGGTGCGCGCGAAAGCCTGCTGTCGAGCGCGTCGCTCGGCTGGTCGGGATTCGGCGCGGAACTGCTGGGGATATCGGCGGGCACGCATTGCCTGCCGGCGTTCGCCGAGCATCGCGTCGGCGTGCATGTCGGCGCGCCCGTCCGTGCCGTCTGCCGATGCGACGGCCAGCGCGCCGCGCGCATCCAGGCGCACGGCGACGCCGATGTGGTTCCCGCTGGCGTCGACGGCGAATGGTCCGACGATGCAAGTTGCACCGTGCTGCGCATCTGGTTCGCGGATGACTTCGTGCGTACGACCGTCGATCAACTGGGACCGCGCTCAGCGCATGCGCACATTCGACCGCAACTTCAGCTACGCGACGCGCGCGTGCAGCATCTGGCGTGGGCGATGCGCGCGGAACTCGAAGCCGAGCACGCTTGCGATCCGCTTTACGCCGAGAGCCTGTGTACCGCGATGATCGTGCGGCTCGCGGGCGCCGCGCCGGCGGGCGACGGCAAGCGGCGCACCTTGTCGTCGCGCGCGGCTGCGCGGGTGATCGACTACATCGACGCGCATCTCGACGGGCGTCTGACGCTGACCGAGCTCGCCGCGCTCGTCGAGTTGAGCGTGCCGCATTTCAAGGTGCTGTTTCGCGAGACGATGGGCGTGCCCTTGCATCGATACGTGGTGCAGCGGCGCGTAGAGCGCGCGAGAGAACTGCTGCTGCAAGGCCGTTCGAACGCGAGCCAGGTCGCGCTCGAAGCAGGCTTTGCGCATCAGAGCCATATGGCGCACTGGATGAAGCGCCTGCTCGGCGTAACGCCGCGCGAGCTGCTACGCTAG
- a CDS encoding NmrA family NAD(P)-binding protein, with amino-acid sequence MYVIFGASGNVGRKTAAALRDAGHAVRAVVRNPAHSDMFTGIGCEVVQGDLDDEASLHRALHDAHAVQMLCPLPHGGADPAIAMHRMIATAARALRKHPHLHVVALSDYGAEQHEGTGITMLFHDLEAAFAESVRRLTLLRSAEHMHNWARVLPVALATGKLPSLHHPLDRPFPTVSAQDVGELAAQLLVEGRDADGVRIVSIEGPRRYDANDVARALSEAARRDITALALPRSEWTPTMLRAGLGANHAKLITDLYDAQNAGCIDVDPRSERRFGKTELPGVFAGLVRDARA; translated from the coding sequence ATGTATGTGATTTTTGGCGCATCCGGCAACGTGGGACGGAAGACGGCCGCGGCTTTGCGTGATGCCGGGCACGCGGTGCGCGCCGTCGTGCGCAACCCTGCCCATAGCGACATGTTCACGGGCATCGGCTGCGAAGTCGTGCAAGGCGATCTCGACGATGAAGCGTCGTTGCATCGCGCGCTCCACGATGCGCATGCCGTGCAGATGCTGTGCCCACTGCCGCACGGCGGCGCGGATCCCGCCATCGCCATGCATCGGATGATCGCCACAGCCGCGCGTGCATTGCGCAAGCATCCGCATCTGCACGTCGTCGCACTGTCCGACTATGGCGCCGAACAGCATGAAGGCACGGGCATCACGATGCTGTTCCATGATCTGGAAGCGGCGTTCGCAGAAAGCGTGCGGCGCCTCACGCTGCTGCGCTCGGCGGAACACATGCACAACTGGGCGCGCGTGCTGCCGGTCGCGCTTGCGACGGGAAAGTTGCCGAGCCTGCATCATCCCCTCGACAGACCGTTTCCGACAGTGTCCGCGCAGGACGTCGGCGAGCTTGCCGCGCAATTGCTCGTCGAAGGACGCGATGCGGACGGCGTTCGCATCGTGAGTATCGAAGGTCCGCGCCGGTACGATGCCAACGACGTCGCACGCGCGTTGAGCGAAGCGGCACGACGCGACATCACCGCGCTCGCCCTGCCTCGCAGCGAATGGACGCCGACGATGCTGCGCGCGGGCCTCGGCGCGAATCACGCGAAGCTCATTACGGATCTGTACGACGCGCAGAACGCCGGGTGTATCGATGTCGATCCGCGCAGCGAGCGGCGCTTCGGCAAGACGGAACTGCCCGGTGTTTTCGCAGGGCTCGTGCGAGACGCTCGCGCGTAA
- a CDS encoding AMP-binding protein, with protein sequence MPRLWTKFYQGASAKLGEAEQAVLASRTQEGDMLKKKTLAMLGLDATRIAFTGSAPLPAHITDWYRTLGLELLDVYGMTENFSYSHYSRPGLVRLGYSGQAMPGVECRIAEDGEIQVKGPTMMNGYYRQPELTAESLTEDGFFKTGDRGEIDEIGRLKITGRVKEIFKTSKGKYVVPVPIENKLGHPKVEAVCVTGPGLPQPFALLMLSAAARDEMRSDAAREVLGKELAALRETVNAALEKHEKLAFLVVVKDAWTTDNGFLTPTLKIRRGAIDERYLPAARTWLDVDQTVVFEAD encoded by the coding sequence ATGCCGCGCCTTTGGACCAAGTTCTACCAAGGCGCATCTGCGAAGCTTGGCGAAGCGGAGCAGGCGGTGCTCGCCAGCCGGACACAAGAAGGCGACATGCTGAAAAAGAAGACTCTCGCGATGCTCGGGCTCGACGCGACCCGGATCGCGTTTACCGGCTCCGCGCCGTTGCCCGCGCACATCACGGACTGGTATCGCACGCTCGGTCTCGAACTGCTCGACGTCTACGGCATGACGGAGAATTTTTCCTATTCCCACTACAGCCGGCCGGGTCTGGTGCGCCTCGGGTATTCCGGACAGGCCATGCCTGGGGTCGAATGCCGTATCGCCGAGGACGGAGAGATTCAGGTCAAGGGGCCGACGATGATGAACGGCTACTACCGCCAGCCGGAGCTGACGGCCGAGAGCCTGACGGAAGACGGTTTCTTCAAGACGGGCGACCGCGGCGAAATAGACGAAATCGGCCGCCTGAAGATCACCGGACGGGTCAAGGAGATCTTCAAGACCAGCAAGGGCAAATACGTGGTGCCCGTGCCGATCGAAAACAAGCTTGGGCACCCGAAAGTGGAGGCTGTATGCGTTACCGGCCCCGGCTTGCCGCAGCCCTTTGCGCTGTTGATGTTGTCGGCGGCGGCGCGGGATGAAATGCGGAGTGATGCCGCGCGCGAGGTCCTCGGCAAGGAACTCGCGGCATTGCGTGAGACCGTGAATGCGGCGTTAGAGAAACACGAGAAGCTGGCGTTTCTCGTGGTCGTGAAGGACGCTTGGACGACCGACAATGGCTTTCTCACGCCGACCCTGAAGATCCGGCGCGGCGCCATCGATGAGCGGTATTTGCCTGCGGCGCGCACATGGCTGGACGTCGATCAGACAGTGGTATTTGAGGCGGACTGA
- a CDS encoding IS3 family transposase: MGKHRTPYPAEFRAHMVELVKSGRTPEELAREFEPTAQTIINWCAQADRDAGVRHDGLTTAERQELTRLRRENRQLKMERDILSQAAAWFARETGAVPPKGGTDS, from the coding sequence ATGGGCAAGCATCGCACCCCGTACCCGGCGGAATTCCGGGCGCACATGGTCGAACTCGTGAAGAGCGGACGCACGCCTGAGGAACTCGCGCGTGAGTTCGAACCGACCGCCCAGACGATCATCAACTGGTGCGCGCAGGCCGATCGTGATGCCGGCGTACGGCATGACGGGCTGACCACGGCCGAAAGGCAGGAACTCACGCGCCTGCGTCGTGAGAACCGGCAGCTCAAGATGGAAAGAGACATACTCTCGCAGGCGGCAGCCTGGTTCGCGCGGGAGACGGGAGCCGTACCACCGAAGGGCGGTACGGATTCGTGA
- a CDS encoding HTH-type transcriptional regulator ArgP → MTELETFAAVVEYRSFSQAAAALSISSAAATRRVKRLERSTGALLLTREPTVMPTQAGEKVYRHFVSIRLREDDLLRDIEPGRGGTTALALAINADSLATWFEPITRELVQRHVELEVLVDDQDHTLDALARGDVKGFLSTQKKPVGERFAAEPVGQMRYQCVASPEFSSEYFADGLVLPGVLKAPAILFDRKDRLHDVFLGSYFDTTVGRYIKHYLPSPSALLNAIVDGLGYGLVPAMQSEPLITVGSLVALAPDHDVMIDLYWHHWEEEPEPLAKISALVMDAARRSLVQPIPKGDLDG, encoded by the coding sequence ATGACCGAGCTTGAGACGTTTGCCGCAGTGGTCGAGTATCGCAGTTTTTCGCAGGCGGCTGCCGCACTAAGCATCTCGTCTGCTGCGGCGACGCGTCGGGTCAAGCGACTCGAACGGTCAACAGGGGCTCTGCTCTTGACCCGTGAACCGACAGTGATGCCGACGCAGGCGGGTGAAAAAGTTTATCGTCATTTCGTGTCCATCCGGCTTCGCGAGGACGACTTACTACGGGATATCGAGCCCGGAAGAGGCGGGACGACTGCGCTGGCTCTCGCAATCAATGCTGATTCCCTCGCGACCTGGTTCGAGCCGATTACGCGCGAGCTGGTCCAGCGTCATGTGGAGCTGGAGGTTCTGGTCGATGACCAGGATCACACGCTCGATGCGCTGGCGCGCGGAGACGTCAAGGGCTTTCTTTCGACGCAGAAGAAGCCAGTCGGTGAGCGTTTCGCGGCCGAGCCAGTCGGACAGATGCGATATCAGTGTGTCGCCTCGCCCGAGTTCTCCAGCGAATATTTCGCGGACGGTCTGGTCTTGCCCGGTGTGCTCAAGGCACCAGCCATTCTGTTTGACCGGAAAGACAGGCTGCATGACGTATTTCTCGGATCATACTTCGATACGACCGTAGGCAGATATATCAAGCATTATTTGCCTTCACCGTCGGCGCTGCTCAATGCGATCGTCGATGGCCTCGGGTATGGCCTTGTACCCGCGATGCAGTCAGAGCCGCTTATCACGGTGGGCAGCCTGGTTGCGCTCGCCCCAGATCACGACGTGATGATCGATCTGTACTGGCATCACTGGGAGGAGGAGCCCGAGCCGCTCGCGAAGATCAGTGCATTGGTGATGGATGCGGCACGTCGAAGCCTGGTTCAACCGATCCCAAAGGGGGATTTGGACGGGTGA
- a CDS encoding MDR family oxidoreductase, producing the protein MTQTKAFKAMLLREKDRTTTSANLETLTVDQLPEGDTLVQIDYSTLNFKDALAVTGNGKIVKTWPMVPGVDFSGTVVETTHPRLAIGQRVVLTGWSVGEKHWGGYSQYQRIRGDWLVPIPEGLDSRLAMMIGTAGFTAMLCVIALERSGVTPTSGAVLVTGAGGGVGSVAVTILSALGYSVSALTGDVGKHEYVLSLGAKECVDGPVWKDAPRPLEAQRWSAAIDTVGSNVLARVLAEMNYGGTVAACGLAGGPDLPTTVMPFILRGVRLLGVDSVMLPYAERLATWQRVSRDLPKAVLERIAARTVSLDEVRDAASDLLSGKLKGRVLVDVNK; encoded by the coding sequence ATGACGCAAACGAAAGCGTTCAAGGCAATGTTATTGCGAGAGAAGGATAGGACGACCACCTCGGCGAACTTGGAGACACTGACGGTCGATCAGCTCCCGGAGGGAGACACTCTCGTTCAGATTGATTACTCAACGCTTAATTTTAAGGACGCGCTCGCTGTCACGGGGAACGGGAAGATCGTGAAGACATGGCCCATGGTTCCCGGCGTCGACTTCTCGGGCACCGTCGTCGAAACCACGCATCCGCGGCTCGCGATTGGTCAGCGCGTGGTGCTGACAGGATGGAGCGTGGGCGAAAAACACTGGGGTGGATATAGTCAATATCAACGTATTCGCGGCGACTGGCTTGTGCCGATTCCTGAGGGCCTTGATTCTCGGCTAGCAATGATGATCGGCACGGCAGGATTTACTGCAATGCTGTGTGTAATAGCGCTGGAGCGATCCGGCGTGACTCCGACGAGTGGGGCGGTGCTCGTAACTGGAGCGGGTGGCGGGGTCGGCAGTGTCGCGGTGACAATACTAAGCGCACTCGGTTATTCGGTGAGTGCGCTAACCGGTGATGTTGGCAAGCACGAATATGTTCTCTCGCTCGGGGCGAAAGAGTGTGTCGACGGTCCAGTCTGGAAAGACGCGCCGCGGCCGCTCGAGGCGCAACGTTGGTCGGCTGCGATCGATACGGTCGGGTCCAACGTGCTCGCACGCGTGCTCGCGGAGATGAACTATGGTGGCACAGTAGCGGCGTGTGGACTTGCGGGCGGGCCCGATCTGCCGACGACAGTGATGCCGTTCATCCTGCGCGGAGTGCGATTGCTTGGGGTGGATTCGGTGATGTTGCCGTATGCAGAGCGTTTGGCCACTTGGCAACGCGTTAGCCGCGATCTGCCGAAGGCGGTTCTCGAGCGTATCGCCGCCCGCACTGTGTCGCTCGATGAAGTCCGTGACGCGGCATCAGATCTACTTTCGGGAAAACTTAAGGGGCGCGTACTGGTCGACGTCAATAAGTGA
- the add gene encoding adenosine deaminase — protein MSETTYTKIHGAPKADLHVHLEGTISPELMYGLAQRNHVDIPFDSPQAIASAYEFRDLNAFLQVYYAGLRVLENQQDFYDITMDYLKRAHAENTHYIEFYTSPQSHIERGVPLAQVLDGIFAGCDDAYSKWGIKANVIFGLQRHRTEASALAAIAQAEPHSSRIIALGLGGPERDNPPSRFVRAFERARELGWRTTAHAGEEGPADYVSQAIELLRVDRIDHGVAAQQNARLVIALAARRIPLTVCPVSNVKLKVFDKLEHHNARYLLESGCVITINTDDPSYFLANLTDNLYQTSRALDLSDDQIFQIIWNGFDGAFCDDASKRRMQQALNEYWHG, from the coding sequence GTGAGTGAAACAACCTACACCAAAATCCACGGTGCGCCCAAAGCGGATCTGCATGTTCATCTCGAAGGGACCATTTCCCCGGAACTGATGTATGGACTCGCCCAGCGCAACCACGTCGATATCCCCTTTGATTCCCCTCAGGCGATTGCCAGTGCTTACGAGTTCCGCGACCTGAATGCCTTCCTCCAGGTTTACTATGCCGGTCTGCGTGTGCTTGAAAATCAGCAGGATTTTTACGACATCACGATGGACTATCTCAAGCGCGCGCACGCCGAGAATACCCACTACATTGAGTTCTACACGTCGCCACAATCCCATATCGAGCGCGGCGTTCCTCTCGCGCAGGTGCTTGATGGCATCTTCGCGGGATGCGACGACGCATACTCGAAATGGGGCATAAAGGCTAACGTCATCTTTGGCCTGCAACGACACAGAACCGAAGCATCGGCACTCGCGGCAATCGCTCAGGCCGAGCCTCATTCATCGCGGATCATTGCCCTCGGGCTCGGCGGGCCGGAGCGCGACAATCCGCCATCCCGTTTTGTTCGGGCATTCGAGCGCGCTCGAGAGTTAGGTTGGCGCACCACAGCGCACGCTGGCGAAGAAGGTCCGGCCGATTACGTCTCGCAAGCCATCGAGCTGCTGCGTGTTGATCGGATTGACCATGGCGTGGCTGCACAGCAGAACGCCCGGCTTGTTATCGCACTCGCCGCGCGCCGGATACCGCTGACCGTTTGCCCGGTATCGAACGTTAAGCTGAAGGTGTTCGATAAGCTTGAGCACCACAACGCGAGGTACCTACTCGAATCGGGGTGCGTCATTACGATCAATACCGACGATCCTTCGTACTTCCTGGCCAATCTAACCGACAATCTTTACCAGACTTCTCGAGCGCTTGATCTGAGCGACGATCAAATCTTCCAGATTATCTGGAATGGCTTTGACGGAGCATTCTGCGATGACGCCTCGAAACGCAGGATGCAACAAGCGCTAAACGAGTATTGGCATGGCTAA
- a CDS encoding alpha-hydroxy acid oxidase yields MANGAINRRLTGALSIGDLRKLAQRALPRVLFDYVEGGPDDEHGIVHNREVFNRWALVPRYMQDVSDRSTATSILETRHSAPFGVSPTGFAGLLRPRADLMLARAANEAGLPFVLSGVSNATLESVAAEIGEALWFQLYPSRDRQISDDMVRRAGSAGVTHLVVTVDLPVTSNRERDARNGFGFPPALKPSGYLEAMTHPAWCLRYLTSGGAPLFANWTEYASENPSTSDVARLIKSNSPAMFTWSDVRRLRDSWPHKLIVKGILHPDDALNAQRHGVDAVIISNHGGRQLDRAIASINALPLIRREVGDDFPLMIDGGVRRGSDIAIALCLGANFVFVGRPTLYGVAAAGEAGASRAIQILRTEFDRVMGQLGATRPEILDTSFLADSYCAAGSLRNA; encoded by the coding sequence ATGGCTAATGGAGCGATAAACAGACGTCTTACGGGCGCACTCAGCATCGGTGATCTGAGAAAACTCGCGCAGCGCGCGCTACCCAGGGTGCTTTTTGATTATGTAGAAGGTGGCCCGGATGACGAGCACGGCATCGTACACAATCGCGAGGTGTTTAACCGCTGGGCACTCGTTCCGCGTTACATGCAAGACGTCAGCGATCGATCGACCGCAACGTCAATCTTGGAGACCAGACATTCCGCGCCCTTCGGCGTCAGTCCAACTGGCTTCGCCGGCCTGCTGCGCCCCCGCGCCGATCTGATGCTCGCGCGGGCCGCAAACGAAGCGGGACTGCCCTTCGTTCTTTCCGGCGTAAGCAATGCGACGCTCGAATCGGTCGCCGCCGAAATTGGCGAGGCGCTATGGTTTCAACTCTATCCATCGCGAGACCGCCAGATCAGTGACGACATGGTCCGCCGGGCAGGATCGGCTGGGGTAACACACCTCGTTGTGACCGTCGACCTTCCGGTCACGTCGAACCGGGAACGCGATGCTCGCAATGGCTTCGGTTTCCCTCCGGCGCTAAAACCATCCGGATATCTGGAAGCGATGACTCATCCTGCATGGTGCCTGCGTTATCTCACTTCTGGAGGCGCTCCACTCTTTGCGAACTGGACCGAATATGCGAGCGAAAATCCCTCAACATCGGACGTGGCCCGTCTGATCAAAAGCAACTCTCCGGCGATGTTCACATGGAGCGATGTTCGTCGCTTACGCGACAGTTGGCCGCACAAATTGATCGTGAAGGGGATACTGCATCCGGACGACGCGCTTAACGCACAACGCCACGGCGTCGATGCCGTAATCATTTCAAATCATGGCGGTCGGCAACTTGATCGCGCGATAGCCTCTATCAATGCGTTACCGCTCATTCGTCGCGAGGTGGGTGATGATTTCCCGTTGATGATTGATGGCGGTGTGAGACGGGGTAGTGACATTGCGATTGCGCTTTGTCTCGGTGCAAATTTTGTGTTCGTCGGCCGCCCTACCCTCTATGGCGTAGCTGCTGCGGGCGAGGCTGGCGCCAGCCGGGCAATCCAAATTCTGCGAACTGAGTTCGATAGGGTAATGGGGCAGCTCGGCGCGACACGGCCTGAGATCCTTGACACGTCATTTCTAGCTGACAGCTACTGTGCGGCAGGCTCTCTCAGAAATGCCTGA